GGGCCTTCTCCTTTAGGCGAAGCTCCTGCTCAAGAGACCGGAGCTTTTCCAGATAGGCCTCCCCGGTATCCTCTCCGGAAAGAAGGCTTTCCGCCCGTTTTATTATTGGCTGAGGCAGCACCTCCCGGGCCAAGACCAGCCCCCGAGAGGATCCGAGCACTCCATAGATAAGACGATAAGTGGGGCATCCCTCCTCTTCCTTAAAGGCCATGGAGGCTGGGACCGCCTTTTCGCTAACCACGGCGTACCGTTTTACCTCCGGAAGGTGGGTGGTGGCAGCCACGAAGGCTCCGGAATCCTCCAGGGCTTCCAGTATTGCCACCGCCAGGGCCGCCCCCTCCCGGGGGTCGGTGGCCCTTCCGGGTTCGTCGAGAAGCACAAGACTTTCCGGATCGGCCTCAAAGAGGATCTCCCGTACGGCCCGAACATGCGCCGAAAAGGAACTTTCATGGGCCTGAAGGGTCTGGTCGTCGCCCAGGTCTACCAGAATCTTCCGGAAAACCGGAATGATCGAACCCTCGGCCGCCGGAATAGGGAGCCCGGCCTGGGCTAGGAGCACGCACATTCCCATGGTTTTCAGGGCCACGGTCTTTCCCCCGAAGTTCGGACCGCTAATCACCAATATCGGTTTTTCCGGGGAAAGCCTGAAATCGTTGGGCACGGCCTCCTCTCTCCGAAGGAGAAAAAAGGGATGTATCGCTCGCAGGATTTTCAGAGCGCCCGAGGGGCGGAGCTCCGGGAAGTTCCCTCGGTATTCCCGGGCGAGTTTCAGCGCGGAAAGTCCTAAGTCCACCTCGGCCAAAGCCTCCTCCAGCTCCCGAAGAGGAGTCCGGAATTCTCCTATTAGTCTAGAGAGCCGTTCCAGAACTTTTCGACGAGCTTGTTCCTCTTCGAGACGGGCTATTTCTAGCTCATTGGAGATGGGCACGGCCTCGGCAGGCTCGATGAAGACCGTAGCTCCCGATTGTGAAACATCGTGGAGAATTCCCGGAACCCGGTGGCGATGTTCAGAACGCACTGGCAGTACCAGGCGTCCCTTGCGCTGGAAGATGTGGTCCTCCTGAAGGTAGCCCTTTCGGGAGTATCGTCTCAAGGTCTCCTCCAGAACCCGATGCAGTCGCTCGAAGAAATGACGGTAGCGCCGGCGAACTTCGGCGAGTTCCGGGGAGGCTCTATCAGAAAGGTCTTTTCCGCCAGGCTCAAGCGAAAGGGAGAGTTCTGCCCGAAGGGCCTCCAGGGTGGAAATATCGGGAAAGAAGGAAAGTTCCTTAAGGGAGCGAGCCGTCTCAAGATGCCGGAGGATGACCTGGAGTTCTTCGGGATGAAGAATCCCTCCCCGTGCAGCCCGTTCCACCAGAGGCTCGAGGAGGGGAAGTTCTGGAAGAGAGGTGAGACCAGAGCGAGCGGAAAAATCTGCAAGCTCTCGCAGGCGGTTCTGTCTTTCCAGGGCCTCCTCAAAGGAAAAAGCCGGAGAGAAGGAAGCTAGACGCTTCTCTCCGGCTTCGGTACGGAGGTACGGTTTGAAGTGTTCAAGGAATCCGGGCCACTCGAGTTTTTCCAGTGTGCCCGGCATTCAATCAATCGTATTGACGCATTTTTTTGAGTTTCTTGAGGAGCCGCTTGCGCGCCGCCATGAGTTTTTTGCGCCGCCGCACCCCCGGTTTCTCGTAGAATTCCCGCTTCTTGACCTCCGAAAGGATCTTGTCCCTTTCCACCTGTTTCTTGAAACGCTTGAGAGCCTGTTCAAAGGGTTCGTCTTCGCGCACGATTACTCCGGGCAAAACACATCCCTCCTTTCCTCCGGGTTTCCGGCATATTAACATCCCCCGGGGGGCTGTCAACTTTGGACCAGCGCGGAGAGCCTTCGCCTTAGATCCTCGGGGAAACGGGTGAGACGCCCCTTCCGGTTTACCGGGGCGTGTACGGTGTAGCCCCGGGCCAGGATTTCCGCACCCCGCCGGATCTCGTATTCGAACCGAACCCGGTGAGGGGCCACCTCGGTAACCCGGGTCTCTATCTCCAGGAGATCGTCGTAACGGGCCGGGGCCTTGTAACGCACATGGACCTCCACCACGGGAAGGATCAGCCCCTCCTTTTCCTCGATCTCCCGATAGGTGAGTCCCCGGGCCCGGAGAAGCTCCGTGCGGCCGATCTCAAAAAGACGCAGGTAGTTTCCGTAATACATGACCCCGCCGCAGTCCGTATCCCCGTATATCACCCGGTAGGTGACCACCATGTCCCTCTTTATTACTTTCTCGCCCCTGCTCCCGCAACCCCCTTGAAAATTAGGATCCGATTCTGTTTTTCGGGAGACAACTTGAAACATTTAAAATTTCCATTAAAGTGGCTTCTTACCGGACGGATAAGGAGGGCTTCGGTGGGCGAAAGAGAAAAGACCCCAAAGAGCCGCAAGAAGAAAGTCCCCCAGTGGGCCAGGTTCT
The window above is part of the Thermosulfurimonas sp. F29 genome. Proteins encoded here:
- a CDS encoding endonuclease MutS2 is translated as MPGTLEKLEWPGFLEHFKPYLRTEAGEKRLASFSPAFSFEEALERQNRLRELADFSARSGLTSLPELPLLEPLVERAARGGILHPEELQVILRHLETARSLKELSFFPDISTLEALRAELSLSLEPGGKDLSDRASPELAEVRRRYRHFFERLHRVLEETLRRYSRKGYLQEDHIFQRKGRLVLPVRSEHRHRVPGILHDVSQSGATVFIEPAEAVPISNELEIARLEEEQARRKVLERLSRLIGEFRTPLRELEEALAEVDLGLSALKLAREYRGNFPELRPSGALKILRAIHPFFLLRREEAVPNDFRLSPEKPILVISGPNFGGKTVALKTMGMCVLLAQAGLPIPAAEGSIIPVFRKILVDLGDDQTLQAHESSFSAHVRAVREILFEADPESLVLLDEPGRATDPREGAALAVAILEALEDSGAFVAATTHLPEVKRYAVVSEKAVPASMAFKEEEGCPTYRLIYGVLGSSRGLVLAREVLPQPIIKRAESLLSGEDTGEAYLEKLRSLEQELRLKEKALSAEKESLRREREALEHRRRELEEEFRREKEALRKKVEDRIRELEGRLVEMMQEYRRLGRRRVEGRWQEEVREILESLSEATDIGELTPGQKVLLRDLGREGVVLRDLGEEVEVRVGHFRLALSKKGIKVLSDVREGPRFQVSVSSEAPSADELHLRGLTVDEALSQLETFLNRALLSGKKEVRIVHGLGTGRLMRAVRAYLRGHEAVEAIRPGAPFEGGEGVTVVRLSSGTSGVHRRRGS
- the rpsU gene encoding 30S ribosomal protein S21: MPGVIVREDEPFEQALKRFKKQVERDKILSEVKKREFYEKPGVRRRKKLMAARKRLLKKLKKMRQYD
- a CDS encoding thioesterase family protein, with amino-acid sequence MVVTYRVIYGDTDCGGVMYYGNYLRLFEIGRTELLRARGLTYREIEEKEGLILPVVEVHVRYKAPARYDDLLEIETRVTEVAPHRVRFEYEIRRGAEILARGYTVHAPVNRKGRLTRFPEDLRRRLSALVQS